A single genomic interval of Corvus cornix cornix isolate S_Up_H32 chromosome 1, ASM73873v5, whole genome shotgun sequence harbors:
- the SLN gene encoding sarcolipin encodes MEHSTREICLNFMIVLITVILMWLLVKSYQD; translated from the coding sequence ATGGAACATTCCACACGAGAAATTTGCCTCAACTTCATGATTGTCCTGATTACTGTAATCCTCATGTGGCTCCTCGTGAAGTCTTACCAGGATTGA